A segment of the Lentimicrobium sp. L6 genome:
GTTACTGGTGACGAAGACGATATATAGTCTGTTTTTGGTCGGATTATTCTTGACTTTGTCATTGCCATTGCATGCTCAGGTTTATTATTCTGATGAGAAAGCGAATTATGAAATATTGATTGACAAATCTGTTTATCAAGTTAAAGCACAGCTCAAAGAAAACATTCCCGGAAGCAGGCGATTGCAAATGGCTAAAAGTCGCTTGCGCCTAAAAGCCGTTGACTTAGTTGGAAACTATATTATTTTTAAAAACACCGTAATAAATCATGATAATAAAGAAGAATTATTTGAAGCTTTTGTGGATTATAGTCAACTTCACTTTGAGGCACAAATAAACCATTTCACTGCCACTGCATGGGACAATTGTGGTGCCAGCAGATGTATCTATTTCCAATGCAATAAGGAGGATTTTACAATTGAAGAATCCTCCTATTTTCAAGTCGACTTAAATCAGTTATTACAATCCAATTTCGATAGGAAGAGGAGCCTTTCTGCCGCTTGTCTGTTATTTCAAGAGGAAGACAATGATATAGAAGAATCGAGAGATATAGAGGGTTTCTTTTTAAGTGGACGAGGGAAACTAGAAACAGAATATCAGCATTTATTGAAGCTCCATCCTTATTCTCAGCTTCAATATTCGTTATTCGAAAGCGATAGCATTTTAGAAGCCTCAACCTATCAAGCATTTGAGTTACCCATTTCAAATTGCAATTTCGAAAGACTTATTAAGTATAAAATCCTATTTACTTGTGCTCCATATAACAAGAAGAAAGCTGCTTTTAATGAATTAGAAGAAGCCTTAAATGAGATGAAAGGCTTATGGTGGGAAATCCAATCATTTGCAATAGATGAAAGGAACAAAGCTGATTTCCCAGGTTTTGAAAATGCAACTTCTTTTGATGTTGTTATGGCTTATCCCGCTGCTCTTAATATTTATGGTTTACAAATCACCAGCCCTGGAGAATTTTATCAAAAAGCACTAGTATCCTTTGCAGAAGAAGACTTTAAAAAAACCATAGAATGGCTACAAAATGAAATTAATTTAAATGGTTTCAGCTCTGAAACTCTTAATTTAATAGGTGCCACTTACCGACTTAAAGACCATCCAGAAAAAGGCCTCCCATTTTTACTTTTAGCATATAACATGAACCCAGAAACACTTTATTTAAAAGGAAATATCAGCCTTTGCTTATCTATACTTGATTTTCCAAATCTCGATGCTCTCAATGCTTATTATCTTCAGACACCAAATCTAGATAATTGGAGCAGAAATCAAATAGAAAAATAAAACAAGTACTATGAAAAACACATTTATAATCTTATTATGCTTTTTAGGCCTGACTACTACAATAATGGCTCAATATGATGAAGAGATGATTACCTTAGAAGCCCTTGAAGGTGAAAAAAAGGTGATTGCGGATGGTTATGGAGCTAATCCTGAATTAGCTTTAGAGAAAGCCCTACAGAACGCTGTGGAACAAGCTGCAGGTGCGTATGTGAGTAGTATTACAGAAATTGAGAACGACGAGATTATAAAAGATGAAGTTTTGTCCTTAAGCCATGGGTTTATCAAAGAACACCGTAAGCTTTCTGAGAGCAAATTTGATGATGAGTATAAAGTCGTAGTTGCCGCCATCATTGTAGAAAAGCAAATGATGGAAAGCCTTGAAGCAAGTGGTGTAAAAGTAAAATACCAAACCTCTGGATTGGTTTCCGATCTTAAAGCTTGGGATAAAATGAAAGATGATGAATACAATATGGCTAAAGCCCTATTCGATGTTCATGAGATGAAAGACTATGGCATTATTTGGGATTATAACCTACGTATGGGTGAGCCTCAAAGAAGTGGAAGTAATTACAGCATTAAAGGCGTATTATCAGCACAAACTAATGCAAACTACAGTATAGAATTTTATAACCTCAAGAGAATTTTATCAGAATTGGCGCTAGAAACAGAGCAGATGAAATATCAAATTCCGGTAGCCCATTCCGTAAGACAAAACAGTACCGACCATATTGATTATGATCGATATGCCTTTAAGGTCTTTAAAAGAAAGAAAAACGGAAAAATAAAAGAAGCCACCAAACTCATTGATTTAATAGTTCCTACCGTAGAACCTAAAGTTAATAATAAAAGTAGAGCTTACGGGCGGAGAAGTGCTGTTCCGCTGAAGTTTTATGGAGTAAATGACATGACAGGCATCATGATGTTCACCTTCCAAAAATATGAAAAACCTCTTACTACTCAAGATAAAAATCGAATCAACGAATCTTGGCTCAATCGCTATAATACAGTTTTCGATTTCTTCTCCAAAGACTACACACCCTATATATTAGTATTAACTGAAGGTGAAAACCTCCTCACCAATAGCAAGGTGGTGACTTTTTACAAGTTTATGAATCCGAAAACTTTAGACGTAGTCAGAGAGTATATTACATTCCTATTTGAAGCTGCACACTGTAAAGCCATTTTTGAGGTTTCTGATGGAGAAAATGTGGAGTTTATACCTGATGCTTTCCTCACACAATATGCGGAGATCCAATCATCGGTTTGGAGTACCAATGCCGATGTCGCATATAGAGGATATATTTTTAATAAACTCCCAGCTTTAGATTTTCAATTCGAAATCACCAAACAATTTACAGAAGAGGAATTTGATAAGATTCAAAGCATTACCGTAGAACCTTTTAAAGGAGAACAGTGGATGAAGAAATAAGTGTAGGGTTTAATGAAGAAATGAGTGAAGGTAAAATGGATTGAATGATCGAATGGCTAAATGAGGGAAAACAAGTGAATAATATTGTCTTTATTCTACTCCTTTACTTGGTCGTTTTATTTGAAACATTCCTCCAGTGAGATCGCCAATATTTTCGGCGCTAAAAAGTTTTACATCATCACTGATTAGCTCATCACCAAAACTTTTAACACTGGCTTTGGTAGTCTTCCATAGCATTGACGAAATTAACTTGATAGGGCCACTTTTATTGGTCGCTGGAAAATCGGCTAAATCTATTTGAGTACCACGTTGATTTTTATCAAAAGCATAAGCTTGCAATAAAATCATCTCGTTTTTCCAGCCTCTATCCTCAATAACTATTTGACTCGTCAAGCTTGTCAAACTTTCTAAACTTTCCATTCTCGGTCTTATTGGCAGTTCTTCAATTTCCTTAGGGAAACTCGATATCTTAAGCTCCCCATTTTTTGCCTGCAATTGTAATGTAGAAGGGGATTCTTCGATAACTAAAGTGGTTATTTCAATACTTTGTATGGCTTCTAAATTAAGGAGACGGGTATTGGAGGAGGGTAGATTAAAAAGCCACAATGAAATTAATAAAACGGCAGCTACTGAGGTACTAATAGTCCATAAGGTCACTACAGCTCTGTTCTTTTTTTTAAGGCTGGATTTATTCTTAAAAACCACAGTGGAATCCGATTGTACTTTAAGGCTCTGTGTGAGTACTTGTTCTTGTTTTAATTGAGGGTTTATAAGTAAAAACTCGTTTAAATCTTGTCCTTGCTCTTCGGTTAAATCCTGCTCAAATTCTGCAATCAAAACCTCCTTATAATTATCTTCATTTATGGAGGCGACTGCTTTAATCTCTGTATTTTTTAATTGGTTGGTAAAATCGGTATCAAGTAGAATCTGATTTCCAGCTTCTAAAACTATTTCATCTAAATCCTCTAAATCTTCGGCAATATCAGGATGTATCAAAAGAAAGGCTTTCATTTCTTCAGTTCCTTGTTCATTCAGATTTCCTTCTAGAAAATCGAGAACAAACTCCTCATAATTATTAAAATCAATCCTCATATTACTACCTCCGGTTTTCCAATAAACTTTTTCATCGTCAGTCGGGCTCTATAAATATAGACCTTCACTTGTGATGCGTTCAGCTTACATATTTCGCCAATTTCCTCATAGTTATAGCCTTCGTAATCCCGAAGCAAAACCACCGTTCTCTGTATTTCTGGCAGGCGATCCAATGCCAAATTCAAAAGCTTTTGAATATCTGGTGACTGCATTCCATCTGAAACGGCATGATGGGAAATTTCATCATGATATTGCACTTTCTTTTCTCTTCTAATCACATCGATCATACAATGGTAAGCTGTAGTAAACAAGTAGGATTTTGCCTTCTCAGCCTTAATATCGCTTTTCTTCTCCCACATCTTCAAGAAAGCATCTTGCACCACATCACGGGCACGATCCTCCACTTTCATATGTTTGACAATGAAGCGAAATACCCCATCAGCATACTGATCTACACATTGATTATAATCGTTGATTTTCACCTTTTGATTTCCGGATTTAATAGTATGACGGAAAGGTAAATAAAATAGTTACAGGATTTTTTTATTTTAATGATTGAATGATTTGATTCTATCAATTTACAATCCTTTACTATCTATTACCATTTTTTACTATCCTCTACTATTCCTTACAATATTTATCGAATTCCTTGAATGATAAAACCTTTGTTTAATTATGTCCCTTATTCTTGTATTTTTGCAAATCAATTTTAAAAAGCTATAAGATGTCAAATATAAGAGTCAGATTTGCACCAAGTCCAACAGGACCACTACATATTGGAGGAGTGAGAACCG
Coding sequences within it:
- a CDS encoding RNA polymerase sigma factor, with product MKINDYNQCVDQYADGVFRFIVKHMKVEDRARDVVQDAFLKMWEKKSDIKAEKAKSYLFTTAYHCMIDVIRREKKVQYHDEISHHAVSDGMQSPDIQKLLNLALDRLPEIQRTVVLLRDYEGYNYEEIGEICKLNASQVKVYIYRARLTMKKFIGKPEVVI